A portion of the Shewanella sp. SNU WT4 genome contains these proteins:
- a CDS encoding DUF350 domain-containing protein encodes MNFLNEYGLSQDLLIFLGIDLAIAILLLVFMRYLSGWSIDVNSTSELAVRDNFAFGISTAGSITAMGIVLTGAITGAAGSSYLVEVIGMTAYGLTGLLLIRTGRYIHDKFALTEVDKNAEIRAGNVSVALVDASATIATALIIRSVLLWAEGLTLDTLIAVISVFVIAQFLFVLLTRIREYRYRRGNQGDSMQEALAQDSLALAIRHSGYLISLGLTFKAASYFLLYDPKAYAMNIFGWLTFSIIMLVILNLLLWLVKRLVLANINTDTEVEQQHNVGIATVEMAVSIVVALLLTSLMS; translated from the coding sequence ATGAATTTTTTAAATGAATACGGCCTAAGCCAAGACTTACTGATTTTCTTAGGCATAGATTTAGCCATAGCTATCTTGCTGCTGGTGTTCATGCGTTATTTGTCGGGCTGGAGCATAGATGTTAACAGTACCTCGGAGCTTGCGGTGCGCGATAACTTTGCCTTTGGTATTAGTACGGCAGGCTCAATCACAGCCATGGGAATAGTGCTCACAGGGGCTATTACTGGCGCGGCGGGCTCATCTTACTTAGTTGAAGTCATAGGCATGACAGCCTACGGCTTAACGGGATTATTACTCATACGCACAGGGCGCTATATCCATGACAAATTTGCGCTCACTGAAGTGGATAAAAACGCTGAAATTCGAGCAGGTAATGTGTCAGTCGCGTTAGTGGATGCCAGCGCCACTATTGCTACCGCGTTAATTATTCGCTCTGTGCTGTTGTGGGCCGAAGGACTCACCCTTGATACCTTAATCGCCGTTATCAGCGTATTTGTTATCGCGCAGTTTTTATTTGTGCTGTTAACACGCATCCGCGAATATCGCTATCGGCGCGGTAACCAAGGCGATTCAATGCAAGAAGCATTAGCGCAAGACAGCTTAGCCCTCGCCATTCGCCACAGCGGCTATTTAATCTCTCTGGGCTTAACCTTTAAAGCGGCCAGCTATTTTCTGCTTTATGATCCCAAAGCCTATGCCATGAATATTTTTGGCTGGCTGACGTTCTCCATCATAATGCTAGTCATACTTAACCTCTTACTCTGGCTCGTAAAACGCTTAGTACTTGCCAATATTAATACTGATACTGAGGTTGAGCAGCAGCATAACGTCGGCATAGCCACAGTTGAAATGGCCGTTAGCATAGTGGTTGCTTTACTGCTTACGTCGTTGATGAGTTAA
- the glnE gene encoding bifunctional [glutamate--ammonia ligase]-adenylyl-L-tyrosine phosphorylase/[glutamate--ammonia-ligase] adenylyltransferase: MADRNFSIDSLPQALSQLADDRWQQLQRQQPDIVAQLDTQAQAQTRVMLALSDFIDTQIQRHPEWLLWLHQGGLGAMARQCYAEQIALLMGDAHDDASAKRVLRQYRNRQMVRLAWLDFCGELTIDEQLLDLSVLAESLIIAGRDWLFSQLCQQYGTPMDSNGKVQPLMILGMGKLGGRELNFSSDIDLIFTFPEHGETQGGRRPLDNQQFFIRMGQRLVDLLHDTTMDGFVYRVDMRLRPYGDSGPLVVSYSALEDYYQEQGRDWERYAMVKARALGPWSSHSDELHQLLRPFVYRRYIDFSAIDALRKMKAMIAREVRRRQLTDNIKLGAGGIREVEFVVQSLQLIRGGREPSLRQQSIFAALSALYQCDQLSFANYDELKTSYIMLRRVENILQAFNDEQTQTLPTNTLDWQRLCWVLHRVNVMDFRTHLEAAMNKIHQHFRDTVGGEGSDDTEHWTSALWLEQDIAVVQEMLHQHGQIDDEFLVGLTAWRQQAMQKSMGPRGQETLDKLMPKLLDEVLQISSPATVFKSMSKVLDSILTRTTYLELLCENPGARSQLVTLCSASPWIAKQLSRFPMLLDELIEPSHLYDICPLTEYGALLHQSLLRVADDDMEQQMEYLRQFKLAQQLKIAAADVTGVLPVMKVSDHLTYLAEAIVAQVARQAWQQMTLRYGKPPGLSDGDMGFAVIAYGKLGGLELGYGSDLDLVFLHNADLQAMTTGDKAIECGHFYLKLAQRILHLFSTRTNSGELYEVDMRLRPSGASGLMVSEIERFGEYQCQEAWTWEHQALVRTRCIFGDASLRQRFDSIRAQVIAKPREPLGLAKDVHQMRLKMRQHLLHAVSGEFDLKQGVGGITDIEFIAQYLVLLHGHQYPELATWPDNVRVFELLAQLSLLPQATAEQLTSAYCLLRDESHRLTLLGLPTQLPIIEIADHAEHIATIYQLIVANSAMDQGLDPTVIQG; encoded by the coding sequence ATGGCTGACCGAAATTTTAGCATCGATTCTCTGCCCCAAGCCTTATCTCAACTCGCTGACGATAGATGGCAACAGTTACAGCGACAGCAACCAGATATAGTGGCGCAGCTTGATACTCAAGCCCAAGCGCAAACCCGAGTAATGTTGGCGCTCAGTGATTTTATTGATACCCAAATTCAGCGCCACCCTGAGTGGCTGTTGTGGCTGCATCAGGGGGGGCTTGGCGCCATGGCGCGCCAATGCTATGCCGAGCAAATAGCCTTGTTAATGGGCGATGCCCATGATGATGCCAGTGCCAAAAGAGTCTTGCGCCAATATCGCAATCGGCAAATGGTGCGCCTTGCTTGGTTAGATTTTTGCGGCGAGCTCACTATTGATGAGCAGCTATTAGATTTAAGTGTGCTGGCTGAATCTTTAATCATTGCTGGCCGCGATTGGTTGTTTTCCCAGTTATGCCAGCAATATGGCACGCCTATGGATAGTAATGGCAAGGTGCAGCCGTTAATGATTTTAGGCATGGGTAAACTTGGCGGGCGCGAGCTTAATTTCTCATCTGATATTGATTTGATTTTTACCTTTCCTGAACACGGTGAAACCCAAGGTGGCCGGCGTCCCTTAGATAATCAGCAATTTTTTATTCGCATGGGGCAGCGCTTAGTTGATTTGCTCCATGACACTACTATGGATGGCTTTGTCTATCGAGTGGATATGCGCCTGCGCCCTTATGGTGATAGCGGCCCGCTGGTGGTGAGTTATAGCGCCCTTGAAGATTATTATCAGGAGCAGGGGCGCGATTGGGAGCGATATGCCATGGTCAAAGCTCGCGCGTTAGGGCCTTGGAGTAGCCATAGTGATGAGCTGCATCAGTTGCTGCGCCCCTTTGTTTATCGCCGTTATATTGATTTTTCTGCCATAGATGCGCTGCGTAAAATGAAAGCCATGATTGCGCGGGAAGTAAGACGGCGCCAGCTTACCGATAATATTAAGCTTGGAGCGGGCGGCATTCGTGAAGTGGAATTTGTGGTGCAAAGCCTGCAATTAATCCGCGGCGGGCGCGAGCCAAGTTTGCGTCAGCAAAGTATATTTGCCGCATTATCTGCGTTATATCAATGCGATCAATTAAGTTTTGCCAATTATGATGAGCTAAAAACTAGCTACATTATGCTGCGGCGGGTAGAAAACATCCTGCAAGCCTTTAATGATGAGCAAACCCAAACGCTGCCCACTAACACCTTAGACTGGCAGCGTTTGTGCTGGGTATTACATCGCGTCAACGTGATGGATTTTCGCACCCATTTAGAAGCCGCTATGAATAAAATTCATCAGCATTTTCGTGACACTGTGGGCGGTGAAGGCTCTGATGATACTGAGCATTGGACTAGCGCCTTATGGCTTGAGCAAGACATAGCCGTAGTGCAAGAAATGCTGCATCAACACGGCCAAATTGATGATGAGTTTTTAGTGGGCTTAACGGCTTGGCGCCAGCAAGCCATGCAAAAATCTATGGGGCCAAGAGGCCAAGAAACCTTAGATAAATTAATGCCTAAGCTTTTGGATGAAGTGCTACAAATATCAAGCCCAGCCACTGTATTTAAAAGCATGAGTAAGGTGCTTGATAGCATATTAACTCGCACGACTTATTTAGAGCTGTTGTGTGAAAACCCAGGCGCACGCTCACAACTTGTGACCTTGTGCAGCGCGAGTCCTTGGATTGCCAAGCAATTATCGCGCTTTCCTATGTTGCTGGATGAATTAATTGAACCCAGTCATCTATATGATATTTGCCCCTTAACTGAATATGGCGCCTTGCTGCATCAAAGCCTGTTACGAGTGGCCGATGATGATATGGAGCAGCAAATGGAATACTTGCGTCAGTTTAAGCTGGCGCAGCAACTAAAGATTGCGGCGGCGGATGTTACTGGCGTCTTGCCTGTGATGAAGGTGAGCGATCATCTTACCTATTTGGCCGAAGCCATAGTTGCCCAAGTCGCGCGCCAAGCGTGGCAGCAAATGACGTTACGTTATGGTAAGCCGCCCGGGCTTAGTGATGGCGATATGGGCTTTGCGGTCATAGCTTATGGCAAACTTGGTGGGCTTGAGCTTGGTTATGGATCAGATCTGGATCTAGTATTTTTACATAACGCTGATTTGCAAGCCATGACCACAGGTGACAAGGCCATTGAATGCGGTCATTTTTATTTAAAATTGGCGCAGCGTATTTTGCATTTGTTCTCGACCCGCACCAATTCTGGTGAGCTGTATGAGGTCGATATGCGCCTTCGCCCTTCTGGCGCCTCAGGGCTTATGGTGAGCGAGATTGAGCGCTTTGGTGAGTATCAATGCCAAGAAGCTTGGACTTGGGAGCATCAAGCGTTAGTGCGTACTCGCTGTATCTTTGGCGATGCCAGTTTGCGGCAACGCTTTGATAGCATTCGCGCGCAAGTGATAGCTAAACCGCGTGAGCCGCTAGGCTTGGCAAAAGATGTTCACCAAATGCGCCTTAAGATGCGTCAGCATTTATTGCATGCAGTAAGCGGTGAGTTTGATTTAAAGCAAGGCGTGGGCGGCATTACCGATATCGAGTTTATCGCGCAATATCTCGTGCTGCTGCATGGCCATCAATATCCAGAATTAGCCACTTGGCCTGATAACGTCAGAGTATTTGAGTTGTTGGCTCAGTTGTCGTTATTGCCGCAAGCCACCGCCGAGCAATTAACCTCGGCCTATTGTTTGCTGCGCGATGAGAGTCATAGGCTTACTTTGCTGGGCTTACCAACTCAATTACCTATCATAGAGATAGCTGACCACGCCGAGCATATTGCGACTATTTATCAGTTGATTGTGGCTAACTCAGCCATGGATCAAGGCTTGGATCCAACTGTGATACAAGGGTAA